A genomic stretch from Pseudomonas alkylphenolica includes:
- a CDS encoding FecR family protein yields the protein MNHTSHSADEYDAITDAAAHWCLRLQAEDCTTAERQAFEQWLAVDPLHAQEYQAMLDIWQTADHLPRSATPGNVINLPRRRQRAWRHYASAAAIALVALPVGAWVGWEQGWLPNHYQYLESGDAISHVVLSDGSQVELNLGTELRVTNYKDQRRVTLVKGEAFFKVRHDSLHPFVVHAAQGQTRVTGTQFNVWKYEDQVRVTLVEGSVLVSSDANDNDGGYRLGPGMQASYQAGDYEPRLSQTYAHDTSLAWRNGKLILDNLSLAQALPQINRYLEQPLLLADEYTGSIRISGIYDTKQIKRLVSNLPKVLPVYLTRNKDGSMLLNRISPPPARG from the coding sequence ATGAACCACACCAGCCACAGCGCCGACGAATACGATGCCATCACCGATGCCGCCGCGCATTGGTGCCTGCGTTTGCAAGCTGAGGACTGCACAACAGCCGAACGCCAGGCGTTTGAGCAATGGCTGGCCGTCGACCCGCTGCATGCCCAGGAATACCAGGCCATGCTGGATATCTGGCAGACCGCCGATCATCTGCCACGCAGCGCCACACCCGGTAATGTCATCAACCTTCCCCGGCGTCGTCAACGTGCCTGGCGCCACTATGCCTCGGCCGCTGCCATCGCCCTGGTGGCACTGCCGGTCGGCGCCTGGGTCGGCTGGGAACAAGGCTGGCTGCCTAACCACTACCAGTACCTGGAAAGCGGCGACGCCATCAGTCATGTCGTACTCAGCGACGGCAGCCAGGTCGAGCTGAACCTGGGGACCGAATTACGCGTCACCAACTACAAGGACCAGCGCCGGGTCACCCTGGTCAAAGGCGAAGCCTTCTTCAAGGTCCGGCACGACAGCCTGCACCCCTTCGTAGTGCATGCCGCCCAGGGCCAGACCCGCGTTACCGGCACCCAGTTCAATGTCTGGAAGTATGAAGATCAGGTCAGAGTGACCCTGGTCGAAGGTTCGGTGCTGGTCAGCAGCGATGCCAACGACAACGATGGGGGCTATCGCCTGGGCCCCGGCATGCAGGCTAGCTACCAGGCCGGCGACTACGAACCGCGCCTGAGCCAGACCTACGCCCATGACACCAGCCTGGCCTGGCGCAATGGCAAGCTGATCCTCGACAACCTGAGCCTGGCCCAGGCCCTGCCGCAGATCAACCGCTACCTGGAGCAGCCGCTGCTGCTGGCCGACGAATACACCGGCAGCATTCGTATCAGTGGCATTTACGACACGAAGCAGATCAAGCGTCTGGTCAGCAACCTGCCCAAGGTGTTGCCGGTCTATCTAACCCGCAACAAGGACGGCAGCATGCTCCTCAACCGAATCTCGCCACCGCCGGCACGGGGCTGA